In Nilaparvata lugens isolate BPH chromosome 5, ASM1435652v1, whole genome shotgun sequence, the following proteins share a genomic window:
- the LOC120351587 gene encoding uncharacterized protein LOC120351587: MNIPFSTLEEVAPTILEIARLKREIKRRHKEIMLGRRIAEEKHVEHFKPLAEPLVNLVETFQQMPVQQPQLPPSRASKKRPRYLKPRIKMHSRHVKGRQRQSKPELLSSEHRPFSTASTHHTYPTPPTTPFVKDATYTRRGLTGASKAKHKLQLSSIDEESPTFESYGTGEVSSPMAGTSGVGRQLWKAGKQAFEEDEGEEYNMSRGYDDSSDEELSGDGQDDDKNVEQLLNESHGTTVQNILDQTDLAGKQVADYIRGSLSKDNDDFDDTFGPRVRDNAYYLGNKYLTFGENGDEIVLTDPVDQEEKTFTATLGLCELIFKKNPNRVLVESADRQAYGEILNWTSVYRQNNDPRGEIVNYNKAKYKNTIKRLLDDSRDGGQRHSERQVTGRGSIAPRRDFSKEKSQKIYRGRGVLSAIKGAAGTIVNKAIDILPVELHIPGYQYCGPGTKLQKRLAQGDPGINKLDQACKEHDIAYSKSGDTASRAVADSILAERAWDRVRSDDAGVLEKAAALAVTNIMKAKAKFGGGMKRSLKEVSRVVEKGKKQKIQPSKKKSMKGGRGLYLRHQKPKVGTGLYLRQQRSKVGQGLYLRKQRTATP, translated from the coding sequence atgaatattcctttttcaacattGGAGGAGGTTGCTCCTACCATATTGGAGATTGCTAGGTTGAAGCGTGAAATCAAAAGGAGGCATAAGGAAATCATGCTGGGTAGACGGATTGCAGAAGAGAAACATGTGGAACACTTCAAACCTCTAGCTGAGCCACTAGTCAACCTAGTCGAAACCTTCCAACAGATGCCAGTTCAACAACCACAACTACCTCCATCAAGAGCATCCAAGAAGCGTCCCAGGTATCTGAAGCCTAGAATAAAAATGCACTCCAGGCATGTGAAGGGTAGGCAGAGACAATCCAAGCCAGAGTTGTTATCATCAGAACATCGTCCTTTCTCAACAgcatcaacacaccacacataTCCTACTCCACCAACAACACCATTTGTTAAAGATGCCACATATACAAGGCGTGGACTTACTGGTGCAAGTAAAGCAAAACATAAGCTCCAACTCTCCAGCATTGATGAAGAGTCACCAACATTTGAATCATATGGAACTGGAGAAGTTTCAAGTCCAATGGCAGGCACCTCAGGAGTTGGACGGCAACTATGGAAAGCAGGAAAGCAGGCATTTGAAGAGGATGAGGGTGAGGAGTATAATATGAGTAGAGGATATGATGATAGCAGTGATGAGGAGCTGTCTGGAGATGGAcaggatgatgataagaatgttgaacaattattgaatgaaagtcatGGTACAACAGTTCAGAATATCCTTGATCAAACTGATCTAGCTGGAAAACAGGTAGCTGATTACATTAGAGGATCATTGAGCAAGGACAATGACGATTTTGATGACACTTTTGGGCCAAGAGTGAGAGACAATGCTTACTACCTGGGCAATAAGTATTTAACTTTTGGAgagaatggtgatgaaattgtgCTGACTGACCCTGTAGATCAGGAAGAAAAGACCTTCACAGCTACATTGGGACTTTGTGAGTTGATTTTTAAGAAGAATCCGAATCGTGTATTAGTTGAATCTGCTGACAGACAGGCCTATGGAGAAATATTGAACTGGACCAGTGTGTACAGACAGAACAATGATCCAAGAGGTGAGATTGTTAACTACAACAAAGCCAAGTATAAGAATACAATCAAACGCCTTTTGGATGATAGCAGAGATGGTGGTCAAAGACATTCTGAGAGACAAGTGACTGGGAGAGGATCTATTGCTCCAAGGCGTGATTTTAGTAAGGAGAAAAGTCAGAAGATCTATAGAGGAAGAGGTGTTCTGTCAGCTATCAAGGGAGCTGCTGGTACAATAGTTAATAAGGCAATCGACATTCTACCAGTTGAACTTCATATCCCTGGCTATCAATACTGTGGACCAGGAACAAAACTTCAGAAGCGATTAGCACAAGGTGATCCAGGAATCAACAAACTTGATCAGGCTTGTAAGGAGCATGATATTGCCTATTCCAAGAGTGGTGATACagcaagcagagcagtagcagacaGCATCTTGGCAGAGAGAGCCTGGGACAGAGTGAGATCTGATGATGCGGGGGTGTTGGAAAAagctgcagcactagcagtcacCAACATTATGAAGGCTAAGGCAAAATTTGGGGGAGGTATGAAAAGATCACTGAAGGAAGTCAGCAGGGTGgttgagaaggggaagaaacaaaagattcaaccatcgaagaaaaaatcaatgaaaggaggtcgaggtctttacttgagacatcagaaaccaaaggttggtacaggtctttacttgagacagcAGAGATCAAAGGTCGGtcaaggtctttacttgagaaagCAGAGAACAGCAACACCTTAG